The following proteins are encoded in a genomic region of Candidatus Leptovillus gracilis:
- a CDS encoding immune inhibitor A, with protein MPCLTAACKFFRLVIVAHGRFPSSCCSPACGLVQQPIPTPITTPPPASAYESLTAVATAAAPPRDMTDLSNRFQGSSTPNVAQIAATPYQVGDAAPFWVKDTAVNQTKQIQAELVYRSDALNLWAETGLNLKPADVAAAATRLENEILPTSRAFFGTEWQPGVDGDNRLNILHLKEISNIGVAYFWSGDEVVTAVNPYSNQRELLYVSLKDARLGSDNYYHAIAHELQHLIQWHIDPNEEGWLNEGLAELSAHVNGFTVNRAADFIYKTDTQLTTLSHDPEQIGAHYANAFYFAAYFLDRFGAAATQALVQQPASGPAGITAVLQTLDTSFTFDDLFADWAVANVLHSLGRGEGVYQYNSITFGAMNPQKFGEMPVAQTHSDTVHQYGTDYFNISSPDPVTVVFTGTQQVKLVDAAPYSGDYVYASLPADESEMTLTRAFDLTGLDQATLTFWTWYDIEAGWDYAYVAASVDDGRTWQLLATNSTTTDNPQGNSLGPGYTGISGGGDKPVWQQETADLTPFAGQEIRLRFHTITDGALTGQGFLVDDIAIPELGYLDDAEQPGQWTETGMLRLTNTLPQSFIVQRILIGFDGVQIERLPLDENQRAQWLFPMDRNHSEAILIVSGSTPVTRQTAPYQFAIIPEK; from the coding sequence ATGCCTTGTCTCACAGCAGCTTGTAAATTTTTCCGGTTGGTGATTGTGGCTCACGGCCGTTTCCCCTCATCCTGCTGCTCTCCCGCCTGTGGTCTGGTGCAGCAGCCCATCCCCACTCCCATCACCACACCGCCACCAGCCAGCGCTTATGAAAGCCTGACGGCCGTCGCCACCGCCGCCGCTCCACCCCGTGACATGACCGACCTGAGCAATCGCTTCCAGGGCAGCAGCACCCCGAACGTGGCCCAAATCGCCGCCACCCCCTACCAGGTGGGTGATGCAGCGCCGTTTTGGGTGAAGGATACGGCCGTTAACCAAACCAAACAAATTCAGGCCGAACTGGTTTACCGCTCCGACGCCCTGAACCTGTGGGCCGAAACCGGGCTGAATCTGAAACCGGCCGACGTGGCCGCCGCTGCCACCCGCCTGGAAAACGAGATTTTGCCTACCAGCCGCGCCTTCTTTGGCACAGAATGGCAGCCGGGCGTAGATGGCGACAACCGGCTAAACATTTTACACTTGAAAGAAATCAGCAACATCGGCGTGGCCTATTTTTGGTCAGGCGATGAGGTGGTAACGGCCGTCAACCCCTACTCCAACCAGCGCGAACTGCTCTATGTCAGCCTGAAAGACGCCCGCCTGGGCAGCGACAACTATTACCACGCCATCGCCCACGAACTGCAACACCTCATCCAATGGCATATAGACCCCAATGAAGAAGGCTGGCTAAACGAGGGCCTGGCCGAACTATCCGCCCACGTCAACGGCTTTACCGTCAACCGGGCCGCCGACTTCATCTATAAAACCGACACCCAACTGACCACCCTCAGCCACGACCCAGAGCAAATTGGGGCGCATTACGCCAACGCCTTTTATTTTGCCGCTTATTTCCTGGACCGATTTGGCGCGGCGGCGACGCAGGCGTTGGTGCAGCAGCCAGCCAGCGGACCGGCCGGGATTACGGCCGTGCTGCAAACCCTCGACACCAGCTTCACCTTCGACGATCTGTTTGCCGATTGGGCCGTCGCCAACGTGCTGCACAGCCTGGGGCGCGGTGAAGGCGTTTACCAGTACAACTCCATCACCTTTGGCGCAATGAACCCACAGAAATTTGGCGAAATGCCAGTGGCACAAACCCACAGCGACACCGTACACCAATACGGGACCGATTACTTTAACATCAGCAGCCCAGACCCGGTGACGGTGGTGTTTACCGGCACGCAGCAGGTGAAACTGGTAGACGCCGCCCCTTACAGCGGCGATTATGTCTACGCCAGCCTACCGGCCGACGAATCGGAAATGACGCTGACCCGCGCCTTCGACCTGACCGGGCTGGATCAGGCCACGCTGACCTTCTGGACCTGGTACGACATTGAGGCAGGTTGGGATTATGCTTACGTAGCGGCGTCGGTGGATGACGGCCGTACCTGGCAGCTTCTGGCCACCAATTCCACTACCACGGACAACCCCCAGGGCAACAGCCTCGGCCCCGGCTACACCGGCATCAGCGGCGGCGGCGATAAACCAGTCTGGCAGCAAGAAACGGCCGACCTCACCCCCTTTGCCGGGCAAGAAATCCGGCTGCGTTTCCATACCATCACCGATGGCGCGCTCACCGGCCAGGGCTTCCTGGTAGACGATATCGCCATCCCTGAGTTAGGCTACCTGGACGACGCCGAACAGCCAGGCCAATGGACAGAAACCGGTATGCTGCGTCTGACCAACACCCTGCCCCAATCCTTCATCGTGCAGCGCATCCTGATTGGCTTCGACGGCGTGCAAATCGAACGCTTACCGCTGGATGAGAATCAACGCGCCCAGTGGTTATTTCCTATGGACAGAAACCACAGCGAAGCTATCCTTATAGTGTCAGGCAGCACGCCCGTCACCAGGCAAACAGCGCCGTATCAGTTTGCCATCATTCCGGAGAAATAG
- a CDS encoding ketoacyl-ACP synthase III, giving the protein MKYAHIVGWGCYLPDRIMTNDEIGLIVDTTDDWIHARTGIRQRHIAGEAETTSTLAFEAAARALVVADLHPSQVDLIIVATSTPEHMFPSTACLVQDYLGATRAGAFDLGAACSGFVYGLEMAAQAIATGSVRNAIVIGAETMSRVLDWQDRSTCILFGDGAGAVVLKGSTIPGGVLASTLRSDGSGGDLLSLPALYHNPVPQLGSDFYHNGHQKNTIDMHGRQVFRFATQVIASSVKEVLRKADLSIDDVALIVPHQANVRIIETSAKRLKIPYEKFYVNVGQTGNTSAASIPIALCQAVNEGRLRPNDNVVFVGFGGGLTWGANVLKWDVTPPQVRRLDREWKRARYIVARGRSRLKRWRRKVAAFLGGSPTPDARLRDVARRKIGNEERRKIMTHKGRLAGGDVLIWTHEQSDATTNILA; this is encoded by the coding sequence ATGAAATATGCCCACATTGTCGGTTGGGGCTGCTATCTGCCCGACCGCATTATGACCAACGACGAAATCGGCCTGATCGTAGATACCACAGATGACTGGATTCACGCCCGTACCGGCATTCGTCAACGGCACATCGCCGGTGAAGCGGAAACCACATCCACGCTGGCCTTTGAAGCGGCCGCCCGCGCCCTGGTGGTCGCCGATCTGCACCCTTCGCAGGTAGATTTGATCATCGTCGCCACCTCCACGCCGGAGCACATGTTCCCCTCGACAGCCTGCCTGGTGCAAGATTACCTGGGCGCGACGCGGGCGGGGGCGTTTGATCTGGGCGCGGCCTGCTCTGGTTTTGTCTATGGCCTGGAAATGGCAGCGCAGGCCATCGCCACTGGTTCGGTGCGTAATGCCATTGTGATTGGCGCGGAAACCATGTCGCGGGTGTTGGACTGGCAGGACCGTTCGACTTGCATTTTGTTTGGCGATGGGGCGGGGGCGGTGGTGCTGAAAGGTTCGACCATACCCGGCGGTGTGCTGGCTTCCACCTTGCGCTCTGATGGTTCCGGCGGCGATCTGCTTAGTTTACCGGCCCTGTACCACAACCCTGTGCCGCAGTTGGGGTCGGATTTTTATCACAACGGCCACCAGAAAAATACAATTGATATGCATGGCCGCCAGGTTTTCCGTTTTGCCACCCAGGTCATCGCCTCGTCGGTCAAAGAGGTGCTGCGCAAAGCTGATCTGAGCATAGACGACGTGGCCCTGATTGTGCCTCATCAGGCTAACGTGCGGATCATCGAAACGTCGGCCAAACGGCTGAAAATCCCCTACGAAAAGTTTTATGTAAATGTAGGCCAAACCGGCAACACCTCCGCCGCCTCGATTCCTATCGCTCTCTGCCAGGCGGTGAACGAAGGACGGCTGCGGCCAAACGATAACGTGGTGTTTGTCGGTTTTGGCGGTGGACTCACCTGGGGGGCCAACGTGCTAAAGTGGGACGTCACGCCGCCACAAGTGCGCCGGTTGGATCGGGAATGGAAACGGGCCAGGTACATCGTCGCCCGTGGCCGGTCACGGCTGAAGCGTTGGCGGCGCAAGGTGGCGGCCTTTCTGGGCGGTTCGCCCACGCCCGATGCGCGGTTGCGGGACGTCGCCAGGAGAAAGATAGGAAACGAAGAACGGCGAAAGATAATGACGCATAAAGGTCGTCTGGCGGGTGGGGACGTGTTAATATGGACGCATGAACAATCCGACGCAACCACCAACATTTTGGCGTAA
- a CDS encoding HAD hydrolase-like protein — protein sequence MKRLILFDIDGTLIRSNGAGRAAMTYALEQVCGTAGPIENYRMDGKTDARIITDLLQAAGFSAADIQSKLPMIYDVMTAQARETFPDKGIQPCLGVPELLAALNQRDDMVLGLLTGNIVSTAPLKLSAAGLETNQFRIGAYGSDHMDRNQLPEIAMQRASGLTGEGFTGESTIIVGDTPADILCARAGKATAVAVASGWHAAATLAQYKPDYLLENLNDTATVVAILAGDHLLV from the coding sequence ATGAAGCGCTTAATCCTGTTCGACATTGATGGCACGCTGATTCGCAGCAATGGCGCTGGCCGCGCCGCGATGACCTATGCCCTGGAGCAAGTATGTGGCACGGCCGGCCCCATCGAAAACTACCGCATGGACGGCAAAACGGATGCGCGCATCATCACCGATTTGCTGCAAGCGGCCGGATTTTCAGCCGCCGATATTCAAAGCAAACTGCCGATGATTTATGATGTGATGACCGCCCAGGCGCGGGAGACCTTTCCCGACAAAGGCATTCAACCCTGCCTGGGCGTGCCGGAACTGTTGGCCGCCCTAAACCAGCGCGATGACATGGTCTTGGGGCTGCTGACAGGTAATATCGTCAGCACGGCGCCGCTTAAGCTGAGCGCCGCCGGGCTGGAAACGAACCAATTCCGCATCGGGGCCTATGGCTCGGACCATATGGACCGCAATCAACTGCCGGAGATCGCCATGCAGCGGGCCAGCGGCTTAACGGGCGAGGGTTTCACCGGCGAAAGTACGATCATTGTCGGTGATACGCCGGCCGATATTTTGTGTGCGCGGGCCGGAAAGGCAACGGCCGTTGCCGTAGCCAGTGGTTGGCACGCCGCCGCCACTCTGGCGCAGTACAAACCAGATTACCTCTTGGAAAACTTGAATGATACCGCTACAGTTGTGGCAATTTTAGCCGGTGATCATTTGTTGGTTTAA
- a CDS encoding dihydrodipicolinate synthase family protein: MKTKIARLKSRLIHGVTPAMATPIGNDGYSVNTAVIPALVDFLIERGVGAGVGVGVKGLFAGGSTGEGIALDLAERQKLHTAVIDAVDGRVPVLVHVGALRTDHAITLARHAEEIGADAIAAMTPYFYGMDDGSLALYFQQISAAAPNTPLILYDIPQLAVNGISPALLGKLADTLPNLAGMKSSRADAGQIRSLLDARPDVVVALAGNETIALGLLALGMDGLLSGLSTAVPEPFVALTEAFAAGDLAEAQRQQAIIRQILALTPNGQRLGWIKAILAERGVPVGPPMLPRTTPVGPFWPAIERLLAR; this comes from the coding sequence GTGAAGACGAAAATTGCACGATTGAAGAGCAGGTTGATACACGGCGTAACGCCGGCGATGGCGACGCCCATTGGCAATGATGGCTATTCGGTGAACACGGCCGTTATCCCCGCCCTGGTAGACTTTCTGATTGAACGGGGCGTTGGCGCGGGTGTGGGTGTAGGGGTGAAAGGGTTGTTTGCCGGGGGCAGCACCGGCGAAGGCATTGCCCTGGACCTGGCCGAGCGGCAAAAGCTGCATACGGCCGTCATAGATGCGGTAGACGGCCGTGTGCCGGTGCTGGTCCACGTTGGCGCACTGCGCACCGACCACGCCATCACCCTGGCCCGCCACGCCGAAGAGATCGGCGCGGATGCCATCGCCGCGATGACGCCTTATTTTTATGGCATGGACGATGGCAGCCTGGCGCTGTATTTTCAACAGATCAGCGCCGCCGCGCCCAATACACCGCTCATTCTCTACGACATCCCGCAGTTGGCCGTCAACGGTATCAGCCCGGCGCTGCTGGGCAAATTGGCCGACACCCTGCCCAACCTGGCAGGCATGAAGTCCAGCCGCGCCGACGCCGGGCAAATTCGCAGCCTGCTAGACGCCCGACCGGACGTTGTGGTGGCCCTGGCAGGCAACGAAACCATCGCCCTGGGGTTGCTGGCGCTGGGCATGGATGGGCTGCTGAGCGGATTGAGTACGGCCGTTCCCGAACCTTTCGTGGCCCTGACCGAAGCGTTTGCCGCCGGGGACCTGGCCGAGGCGCAGCGGCAGCAAGCCATTATCCGACAGATTTTGGCGCTGACGCCGAATGGGCAGCGACTTGGCTGGATTAAGGCCATTTTGGCGGAGCGGGGCGTGCCGGTGGGACCGCCCATGCTGCCGCGCACCACACCCGTCGGCCCGTTCTGGCCGGCAATCGAACGACTGTTGGCCCGATGA
- a CDS encoding acetyl ornithine aminotransferase family protein, whose protein sequence is MVMKFSLNGAGPKGQAIIQRDLASLSPSYTREYALVVDRAQGSEVWDVDGRRYIDFMAGVAVLNVGHRHPAVAQAVHEQVDKFWHICLSDFFYPQAVDLAEKLQQIAPMPDSIVYLANSGTEAVESAIKLAMYKTGRSKFIGFLGAFHGRTLGSLSFTASKAVQRENYKPGVYVHHLPYPNDYRPLLSAQDGQNAGDAILDYLEEHVFHSLLEPEDIAGILIEPIQGEGGYIVPSSGFMRRLRTICDEYGIMLIVDEIQSGAGRTGRWWAIEHEDVQPDVVCFAKGVGSGLPIGGIIARKEHMIWRPGSHGSTFGGNPVAATAALATLNVIEQEGLLAQAAATGDWIMQSLREMQERHPSIGEVRGRGLMIGVEFIEEQQNKTRAVALRNTIIQDAFEEGLLLIPCGRNAIRLTPALNIPQAMVGEGMQIFEKSLTKAEQMHLPLRARV, encoded by the coding sequence ATGGTCATGAAGTTCAGTTTAAACGGGGCCGGACCCAAAGGGCAGGCCATCATTCAACGTGATCTGGCGAGTTTGTCGCCATCTTATACCCGCGAATACGCCCTGGTGGTAGATCGCGCCCAGGGTTCTGAAGTGTGGGATGTAGACGGCCGTCGCTACATAGATTTTATGGCCGGGGTCGCCGTTCTCAACGTCGGCCACCGCCATCCGGCCGTCGCCCAGGCGGTCCACGAGCAGGTAGACAAATTCTGGCACATCTGCCTGAGCGATTTTTTCTACCCCCAGGCCGTAGACCTGGCCGAAAAGCTGCAACAGATCGCCCCCATGCCCGACAGCATCGTTTACCTGGCAAATTCCGGCACCGAAGCGGTTGAATCGGCCATTAAGCTGGCGATGTACAAGACCGGCCGTTCCAAGTTTATCGGCTTCTTAGGGGCATTTCACGGCCGTACCCTCGGCTCCCTTTCCTTCACCGCCAGCAAAGCGGTGCAGCGCGAAAACTACAAACCCGGCGTCTACGTCCATCACCTGCCCTACCCCAACGACTACCGCCCGCTGCTGTCCGCCCAAGACGGCCAGAACGCCGGCGACGCCATACTAGACTACCTGGAAGAACACGTCTTCCACAGCCTGTTAGAACCAGAAGACATTGCCGGCATTTTGATCGAACCTATCCAGGGCGAAGGCGGCTATATTGTGCCCTCGTCCGGCTTTATGCGCCGCTTGCGAACTATCTGCGATGAATACGGCATCATGCTGATCGTGGATGAAATTCAAAGCGGCGCCGGGCGCACCGGCCGTTGGTGGGCCATTGAACACGAAGATGTGCAGCCCGACGTGGTCTGCTTCGCCAAAGGCGTGGGCAGCGGGCTGCCCATTGGCGGTATCATCGCCCGCAAAGAACACATGATCTGGCGGCCGGGTTCGCACGGCAGCACTTTTGGCGGTAACCCGGTCGCCGCCACCGCCGCCCTGGCGACGCTGAACGTGATCGAGCAAGAAGGGCTGCTGGCCCAGGCTGCCGCCACGGGTGACTGGATTATGCAATCCCTACGCGAAATGCAAGAACGCCACCCCAGCATCGGCGAAGTGCGCGGGCGCGGCCTGATGATCGGCGTCGAATTTATCGAAGAGCAGCAAAACAAAACGCGGGCTGTGGCCCTGCGCAACACCATCATTCAGGATGCGTTTGAAGAAGGGCTGCTGCTGATCCCCTGTGGCCGCAACGCCATCCGCCTGACCCCGGCGCTGAACATTCCCCAGGCGATGGTGGGCGAAGGGATGCAAATTTTTGAAAAATCGCTGACCAAAGCGGAGCAGATGCACCTGCCACTGCGGGCCAGGGTATAA
- a CDS encoding ATP-dependent Clp protease adaptor ClpS, producing the protein MAAQTLISPDIYEETEQAEALEPPYRVLIHNDEVTPYEFVVLILQKIFQLTSMEAEHVTFVAHTAGIAYVATLPLAEAQKRVGKAQFAANLEGYPLQFTIEPE; encoded by the coding sequence ATGGCAGCACAAACCCTGATCTCCCCGGACATCTACGAAGAGACCGAACAGGCCGAAGCATTGGAACCACCCTACCGCGTCCTCATCCACAATGACGAGGTAACGCCTTACGAGTTTGTCGTTCTCATCCTGCAAAAAATCTTCCAACTCACCTCGATGGAAGCTGAACACGTTACTTTTGTGGCCCACACCGCCGGCATAGCCTACGTGGCAACTTTGCCGCTTGCCGAGGCGCAAAAACGGGTGGGCAAAGCCCAATTTGCCGCCAACCTGGAAGGGTATCCCCTCCAATTTACCATTGAACCGGAGTAG
- a CDS encoding metallophosphoesterase, whose product MSRRKFLAAGTLAVGGAVAAAGFHITRSDESRQLVIERQTLPIKGLAPSLEGFRLALLSDFHLYPFTQPDFVREAVALTNSLQPDLTVLTGDYVWHEVDAIFDLAPILAGLDARHGVFAVMGNHDLWTDVNIVKKGFDEARLPYLINQGVPISQGGGHLYLAGLDDGWAGQPDIAAALAGAPADAPVVLLLHEPDLADEYARYPQIALQLSGHSHGGQVRFPRLGGALILPHLGRKYDMGLFRVQEMWLYTNRGIGVTNEPIRLNCPPEITEITLVSA is encoded by the coding sequence ATGAGCCGACGTAAATTTCTGGCCGCCGGGACACTGGCTGTGGGCGGCGCAGTCGCGGCTGCCGGTTTCCACATCACCCGCAGCGACGAATCCAGGCAGTTGGTCATCGAGCGCCAGACCCTGCCCATCAAAGGACTGGCTCCATCACTGGAAGGTTTCCGCCTGGCCTTATTAAGCGATTTCCACCTCTACCCCTTCACCCAACCCGATTTTGTGCGCGAAGCGGTGGCCCTGACCAACAGCCTACAACCAGACCTGACGGTGCTGACCGGCGACTATGTCTGGCACGAAGTAGACGCCATTTTTGACCTGGCCCCCATCCTGGCTGGGCTGGATGCCAGACACGGCGTCTTTGCCGTCATGGGCAACCACGACCTATGGACCGACGTCAACATCGTTAAAAAAGGCTTCGACGAGGCCCGGCTGCCTTACCTGATCAACCAGGGCGTGCCCATCAGCCAGGGCGGGGGCCACTTATACCTGGCCGGCCTGGATGATGGTTGGGCGGGGCAACCCGACATCGCCGCCGCTCTGGCTGGCGCGCCAGCCGACGCGCCAGTGGTGCTGCTGCTGCACGAACCAGACCTGGCCGACGAATACGCCCGGTATCCGCAAATTGCTTTGCAGTTGTCCGGCCATTCGCACGGCGGGCAGGTGCGTTTCCCGCGCCTGGGCGGAGCGCTCATTTTGCCCCACCTGGGACGCAAATACGACATGGGCCTGTTCCGCGTGCAGGAGATGTGGCTCTACACCAACCGGGGTATCGGCGTCACCAACGAGCCAATCCGCTTAAACTGCCCGCCAGAAATCACCGAAATCACCCTCGTTTCCGCCTGA
- a CDS encoding monovalent cation/H(+) antiporter subunit G, giving the protein MGTFFSVVGIIGYIRLPDVYTRLHATGKVGVFGVVLLLIAAVAWTPLGWGKGLLLIVLLMVAGPVTSHAIASAAYRLGLRMRTRAR; this is encoded by the coding sequence GTGGGTACGTTTTTTTCGGTGGTCGGTATTATCGGTTATATCCGCCTGCCGGATGTCTATACCAGGCTGCACGCCACCGGCAAGGTGGGGGTGTTTGGCGTGGTGCTGCTGCTGATTGCCGCGGTAGCCTGGACGCCATTGGGGTGGGGCAAGGGGTTGTTGTTGATTGTGCTGCTGATGGTCGCCGGTCCGGTTACCAGCCATGCCATTGCTTCAGCCGCCTATCGCCTTGGTTTGCGCATGCGAACCCGTGCGCGATGA
- a CDS encoding MrpF/PhaF family protein, whose protein sequence is MAILVLLALINRDSIYIDVAIGLAALGFIGTMALAKFVADEQIF, encoded by the coding sequence TTGGCCATTCTGGTCTTATTGGCGCTGATTAACCGCGACAGCATTTACATTGATGTGGCTATTGGGCTGGCCGCGTTAGGTTTTATCGGCACGATGGCTCTGGCTAAATTCGTCGCCGACGAACAGATATTCTGA
- a CDS encoding Na+/H+ antiporter subunit E, translated as MAYLGRTVLFLTIVYLTLTSRYQLSNVLVGGLLAVGVVLLLRLRGQDREGMRGLTAVTALAQYVLVLAWELLVSGVQVARIVLDPKLPIQQGIIAIPSGCRTELGTALSAHAITLTPGEMVVEIDDNGVMYTHALDVSQAETAVSAAQKQRKDLLDKIFP; from the coding sequence ATGGCTTATTTGGGACGCACTGTTTTGTTTTTGACAATCGTCTACCTGACTTTAACGTCCAGATACCAGTTGAGTAACGTGCTGGTGGGTGGGTTATTGGCAGTGGGGGTTGTGTTGTTGCTGCGGCTGCGCGGCCAGGATAGAGAGGGGATGCGCGGGCTAACGGCCGTTACCGCCCTGGCACAATACGTCCTGGTGCTGGCCTGGGAGTTGCTGGTTAGCGGCGTACAGGTAGCGCGCATCGTACTGGACCCCAAACTGCCCATCCAACAAGGCATCATCGCCATCCCATCTGGCTGCCGGACTGAATTGGGCACAGCCCTCAGCGCCCATGCCATCACCCTGACGCCGGGGGAGATGGTAGTGGAAATTGACGACAATGGCGTGATGTACACCCATGCGTTAGACGTGTCGCAGGCGGAAACGGCCGTGTCCGCTGCCCAAAAACAGCGCAAAGATCTTCTAGACAAGATTTTCCCATAG
- a CDS encoding NADH-quinone oxidoreductase subunit K, producing MEFLTALAVGLLFAIGVFQMLRRNVIRSVIGLMILANAVNLFLLSTGAYEGTAAAYTTAVGLRSDALPQALILTAIVISMGGTAFVLAMLYIISARYQTADLDEVNGLKN from the coding sequence ATGGAATTTCTCACAGCTTTAGCGGTTGGTTTATTATTTGCCATCGGCGTCTTCCAGATGCTGCGGCGCAACGTCATTCGTTCGGTCATTGGCTTGATGATTCTGGCCAATGCGGTAAACCTGTTTTTGTTGAGTACCGGCGCATATGAAGGGACGGCCGCCGCCTACACAACGGCCGTTGGCCTCCGCAGCGACGCCCTGCCCCAGGCCCTGATCCTGACGGCCATCGTCATCAGCATGGGTGGCACGGCATTTGTACTGGCGATGTTGTACATCATCTCGGCCCGTTATCAGACGGCCGATCTAGATGAAGTGAACGGGTTGAAGAACTAA